A single region of the Palaemon carinicauda isolate YSFRI2023 chromosome 17, ASM3689809v2, whole genome shotgun sequence genome encodes:
- the LOC137656079 gene encoding F-box/LRR-repeat protein 19-like: MYSQNNNNVSPLEIYSWEMLQARLNKAMLSLQYGNKPSEPRNRKRDKQPADPRLQLCTNETVMLSVFRYLTKNERLVAMRVCKAWERMAVHPSLWKSVNASHQRIESAQLTGVVRRLPETLDLNWSKIEKEHLSWLLTRLPQLRELHLQGQALEVVGQLYTIHCPPLRLLDISFTADLTDANINKLFSPPNCIRTFQSVLTTKMVDLKELHLAGTLIGDDGVLSIAKILPSLTYLDVKCCLNVTDLSVVFLSHPQTPISSNLVNLDMRGCHQLTYASFDYFPSLPSLRKLALYPCWNLPLKLLQHWGRRYGFVVNSDKILEKFK; this comes from the coding sequence ATGtattctcaaaataataataacgtttCTCCCTTGGAGATATATTCGTGGGAAATGCTTCAAGCGAGGCTCAACAAGGCGATGTTATCCCTCCAGTATGGTAACAAGCCTTCAGAACCGagaaatagaaaacgagataaacAACCCGCTGATCCTCGTCTGCAGCTGTGTACGAACGAGACAGTGATGCTAAGCGTGTTTCGTTACTTGACTAAGAATGAGAGACTCGTGGCAATGCGGGTCTGCAAGGCGTGGGAGAGAATGGCTGTTCACCCGTCCCTCTGGAAGAGCGTTAATGCCAGTCATCAGAGGATCGAAAGCGCTCAGTTAACTGGCGTCGTTCGTCGTCTGCCAGAGACGTTGGACTTGAATTGGTCGAAGATAGAGAAGGAACATTTATCGTGGCTATTAACACGCCTTCCTCAGTTGCGTGAACTTCACCTGCAAGGACAAGCATTGGAAGTAGTGGGCCAACTGTATACTATACATTGTCCCCCTCTTCGTCTGCTCGATATTTCTTTCACGGCAGACCTGACGGACGCTAACATAAACAAGTTATTCTCGCCACCTAACTGTATCCGTACTTTCCAATCGGTCTTGACCACTAAAATGGTCGATCTCAAAGAGCTACATTTAGCTGGAACGCTTATTGGAGACGACGGGGTACTGTCAATCGCGAAGATTCTACCTTCACTGACATACCTCGACGTCAAATGCTGTCTGAATGTGACCGACTTGTCAGTGGTGTTCCTATCTCACCCTCAGACCCCAATAAGTTCTAATTTAGTGAACCTAGATATGAGAGGCTGCCACCAGTTAACCTACGCGTCTTTCGACTACTTCCCTTCCTTACCTTCGCTCCGAAAGCTAGCCCTGTATCCTTGCTGGAATCTTCCACTGAAGCTGTTACAGCACTGGGGTAGACGCTATGGATTTGTCGTAAACTCTGATAAAATATTggagaaatttaaataa
- the LOC137656749 gene encoding F-box/LRR-repeat protein 19-like produces the protein MDILPTTTNTPGELKRLPSACNEISNKHLAIPSEKSYLQFSNSKIARAINVQNAVTPRPKMPSWEELQARVSKPLVYPMFVVRPLEPRNRALEDLFIHEPRLIHMNRKTMLDVFRYLTINDILVAMRVCRAWSKWAINPSLWTTIRINHKKIKPLHLMGVVRRQPRILDLNWAKIQKEHLLWLLKRLPQLCKLHLQGQPWEVVKQLNSTYCPPLEMLDISFTEDLTDATLISLLSPPECVRSFHADLTTRLASLAELRLAGTRIGDDGVYRITKFLPSLTYLDVSSCLNLTDVSVAFLSHPQGPFCCKLSSLDMRGCNRLTFAVFGYLEDLKSLQSLALYPCIGLPLKLIHYWGRRKGYTLAADKKLERIIIVEEDKEKPSLVHRKANFKRKYPTTKVPLSQPLTDQVQ, from the coding sequence ATGGATATCCTTCCAACTACTACTAATACCCCTGGTGAATTAAAGAGGTTACCTTCAGCTTGTAATGAAATATCAAACAAACATCTGGCTATTCCCAGTGAAAAGAGCTATTTACAATTTTCTAATAGTAAAATTGCCAGAGCTATCAATGTTCAAAATGCTGTCACTCCTCGTCCAAAGATGCCTTCCTGGGAAGAGCTCCAAGCTAGAGTCAGTAAGCCATTAGTTTACCCAATGTTTGTTGTAAGACCTTTGGAACCAAGAAATAGAGCACTAGAGGATCTCTTCATTCACGAACCTCGTCTAATACATATGAATAGAAAAACGATGTTAGATGTGTTTCGTTACTTGACTATAAACGATATACTTGTCGCAATGCGAGTCTGCAGAGCCTGGTCAAAATGGGCGATCAATCCATCACTTTGGACAACCATTCGTATCAATCATAAGAAAATAAAACCTCTGCATTTGATGGGTGTAGTTCGCCGTCAACCACGGATTTTGGACTTGAATTGGGCAAAAATACAGAAAGAACATCTATTGTGGCTATTAAAACGCCTTCCTCAGTTATGTAAACTTCACCTTCAAGGACAACCCTGGGAAGTGGTGAAACAACTGAACAGTACATATTGTCCCCCTCTTGAAATGCTCGACATTTCTTTCACAGAAGACCTAACAGACGCCACTCTGATATCGTTACTGTCACCACCAGAGTGTGTTCGTTCTTTCCATGCAGACTTGACCACAAGATTGGCCTCACTAGCAGAACTACGCCTAGCGGGGACTCGCATTGGAGATGATGGGGTGTATCGCATTACCAAGTTTCTGCCTTCATTGACGTATCTTGATGTAAGCAGCTGTCTGAATTTAACTGATGTGTCGGTAGCATTCCTTTCCCACCCACAAGGCCCTTTTTGTTGTAAACTGTCATCCTTAGACATGAGAGGCTGTAATCGTTTGACTTTTGCTGTTTTTGGTTACTTAGAAGATCTCAAGTCTCTACAATCGTTAGCTCTATATCCTTGTATAGGTCTTCCATTAAAGTTAATCCATTATTGGGGTAGAAGAAAGGGCTATACTTTGGCCGCGGATAAAAAATTAGAGAGGATAATAATAGTTGAAGAGGATAAGGAAAAGCCTTCCCTTGTACATAGAAAAGCTAATTTCAAACGTAAGTACCCTACTACCAAAGTACCATTATCGCAGCCTCTCACTGACCAGGTTCAGTAA